In a genomic window of [Empedobacter] haloabium:
- a CDS encoding diguanylate cyclase, producing the protein MASFAEFIRITAGRMGVPALVFAAGLALSGYACQWYWQRSEAHQLDQLGDAAAQYESLLRQRLEQYVSATRALAAFFSASYAISPEEFDNYIKASRVFDRLEGMSSFGYLPRVPAARLAAFEAETAHTFPGYQVIEPRSGASDYYPLLYGQHALDPLRVGRLRGIDFGAVPARWRAMQRAAATDEPVATELHTALRDPGQRPVVLIFAPVRKPPAAAARGEPGALGGFIFSALYVRQLFGTFDDGRLAQQFDLEVFDGNVSAANLVFDGDGAGHALQTDRSHVLAHRAALRFGERTWLMYFYAKRTQLAADALNEAALVFAVGMLLTLIASYAAVAWPRYASGKRAVRDFSERFAGFFEHHPFAVFALDPQRRFLQANQQMARELGVRREALSGMPVEQFIAGPDRQAMARSLDEVLAGNTVATTHQVESADGRRSDLSVVLIPMSAGDTISHVLGFAENITDRKRAEAALHASRQMLQAILDNIPQSVFWKDVDSVYQGGNRSLLQAAGLHSVDQLVGKTDADLRWKDMADYYRRVDLEVIRSGVPRMRMQARDVRHDGEACWIETSKIPLKDDRGQVMGVLAVTEDITARKYMEEELFRRANFDTLTGLPNRGYFNNQLEEAVKRAQRHHGLALMYFDIDRFKQINDTHGHDVGDSVIRLFAQRIRSVLREADFIARLGGDEFVLIAEGLNEAGDAVVIAQKLVAAMAAPFDLAGAPLPVTTSIGVAWFEAGMTPEALVKAADQAMYDAKRAGRNCFRVAHQ; encoded by the coding sequence ATGGCGTCGTTTGCAGAATTCATCAGGATCACGGCCGGCCGCATGGGCGTGCCCGCGCTGGTGTTTGCCGCCGGGCTGGCACTGTCGGGTTACGCCTGCCAGTGGTATTGGCAGCGCAGCGAAGCCCATCAGCTCGACCAGCTGGGGGATGCCGCTGCCCAGTACGAATCGCTGCTGCGCCAGCGGCTGGAACAATACGTCAGCGCGACACGGGCGCTGGCGGCGTTCTTCAGCGCTTCGTACGCCATCTCGCCCGAGGAATTCGACAATTACATCAAGGCCAGCCGCGTGTTCGACCGGCTGGAGGGCATGAGTTCGTTCGGGTACCTGCCGCGCGTTCCGGCGGCACGGCTGGCCGCTTTCGAGGCCGAAACGGCACACACGTTCCCCGGCTATCAAGTGATCGAGCCACGTAGCGGTGCCAGCGACTACTATCCGCTGCTGTACGGCCAGCATGCGCTCGATCCGTTACGGGTGGGGCGCCTGCGGGGCATCGATTTCGGGGCCGTGCCGGCGCGCTGGCGCGCGATGCAGCGGGCCGCCGCGACCGACGAGCCGGTCGCCACCGAACTGCACACCGCCTTGCGCGACCCCGGCCAGCGTCCCGTGGTGCTGATCTTCGCGCCGGTGCGCAAGCCGCCCGCGGCGGCCGCACGCGGCGAGCCGGGAGCCCTGGGCGGCTTCATCTTTTCGGCCCTGTACGTGCGGCAGTTGTTCGGAACCTTCGACGACGGCCGGCTCGCGCAGCAGTTCGACCTCGAGGTGTTCGACGGCAACGTCTCCGCCGCTAACTTGGTGTTCGATGGCGACGGCGCCGGGCATGCGCTGCAAACGGACCGCAGCCACGTGCTGGCGCACCGGGCCGCGTTGCGCTTCGGCGAGCGTACCTGGCTGATGTATTTCTATGCCAAGCGCACGCAACTGGCGGCGGATGCGTTGAACGAGGCGGCCCTGGTATTCGCCGTCGGCATGCTGTTGACGCTGATCGCCAGCTACGCGGCGGTGGCCTGGCCGCGCTACGCGTCGGGCAAGCGCGCGGTACGCGACTTCAGCGAACGCTTTGCCGGCTTTTTCGAACACCATCCCTTTGCCGTGTTCGCGCTCGATCCGCAGCGCCGTTTCCTGCAGGCGAACCAGCAAATGGCGCGCGAACTGGGGGTGCGACGCGAAGCGCTGTCCGGCATGCCGGTCGAGCAGTTCATCGCCGGGCCGGACCGGCAGGCCATGGCGCGCTCTCTCGATGAGGTTCTGGCCGGCAATACTGTCGCGACCACGCACCAGGTGGAAAGCGCGGATGGACGGCGCTCCGACCTGTCGGTCGTCCTGATTCCGATGAGCGCGGGCGACACGATCAGCCACGTGCTGGGCTTCGCCGAGAACATCACGGATCGCAAGCGGGCCGAGGCCGCGCTGCATGCGTCGCGCCAGATGTTGCAGGCGATCCTCGACAATATCCCGCAGAGCGTGTTCTGGAAAGACGTCGACAGCGTCTACCAGGGCGGCAACCGCTCGCTGCTGCAGGCGGCCGGCCTGCACAGCGTGGACCAGCTGGTCGGCAAGACCGACGCCGACCTGCGCTGGAAAGACATGGCCGACTACTACCGGCGGGTGGACCTGGAGGTCATCCGCTCCGGCGTGCCACGCATGCGCATGCAGGCGCGCGACGTGCGCCACGACGGCGAAGCGTGCTGGATCGAGACCAGCAAAATCCCGCTGAAGGACGACCGGGGCCAGGTGATGGGCGTACTGGCCGTCACCGAAGACATCACGGCGCGCAAATACATGGAAGAGGAGCTGTTCCGCCGCGCCAATTTCGACACGCTGACGGGGCTGCCGAACCGGGGCTACTTCAACAACCAGCTGGAGGAAGCCGTGAAACGCGCGCAGCGGCACCACGGCCTGGCGCTGATGTACTTCGACATCGACCGCTTCAAGCAGATCAACGATACCCACGGCCATGACGTGGGCGACAGCGTCATCCGCCTGTTCGCCCAGCGCATCCGCTCGGTACTGCGCGAGGCGGACTTCATCGCGCGCCTGGGCGGCGACGAGTTCGTGCTGATCGCCGAGGGCCTGAACGAAGCTGGCGACGCCGTCGTCATCGCCCAGAAGCTGGTGGCCGCGATGGCGGCGCCGTTCGACCTGGCGGGGGCGCCGCTGCCGGTCACGACCAGCATCGGCGTCGCCTGGTTCGAAGCCGGGATGACGCCGGAGGCGCTCGTCAAGGCGGCCGACCAGGCGATGTACGATGCCAAGCGGGCGGGGCGCAATTGTTTTCGGGTGGCGCACCAGTGA